The proteins below come from a single Holdemania massiliensis genomic window:
- a CDS encoding DUF4430 domain-containing protein, translating into MKKKWIAAAAILAAILLCILGFNALKPKTVEGAKTIRVTVVNEIDGTELFSGTIKTQAETLGQMLDDASELKAEMESSTYGRLLTGLLDVKQGEMATGPWWLYESENNEACKAAGFCPAVDETPIQDQDQFTFKYTDSY; encoded by the coding sequence ATGAAAAAGAAATGGATTGCGGCGGCTGCGATACTGGCCGCTATACTGCTGTGTATTCTGGGCTTTAATGCACTGAAACCGAAGACGGTGGAAGGCGCGAAGACGATTCGTGTGACCGTTGTGAATGAAATTGACGGAACGGAGCTGTTCTCCGGAACGATTAAAACCCAGGCTGAAACTCTGGGTCAAATGCTGGATGACGCTTCAGAACTGAAAGCGGAAATGGAAAGCAGCACTTATGGACGGCTGTTAACCGGACTGCTGGATGTAAAACAGGGCGAGATGGCAACCGGACCGTGGTGGCTGTACGAATCCGAAAACAACGAAGCCTGCAAAGCCGCAGGTTTCTGCCCGGCAGTCGATGAAACACCGATTCAGGATCAGGATCAGTTTACCTTTAAATATACCGACAGCTATTAG
- a CDS encoding cytochrome B: MFPAATMSVKQIARIAMMAAMMAVVFTMFSQVLYLEAITLTIAVLALTFDRREVFYAALVFTLVNMLVQGVSIWTFAYCLIYPVYAVVFGSLKAKLLQHRWAAVVLVGFCSFATGQLLDLPFIVFSPKVTLIYIVMGLKTSLVQGLLSALEALFLLDPLIDRLEKLERK; encoded by the coding sequence TTGTTTCCCGCAGCTACAATGTCGGTTAAGCAGATTGCGCGAATCGCGATGATGGCGGCGATGATGGCTGTCGTCTTTACGATGTTTTCTCAGGTGCTGTATCTGGAAGCGATCACCCTGACGATTGCGGTACTGGCTCTGACCTTTGATCGGCGTGAGGTTTTCTATGCCGCGCTGGTCTTTACGCTGGTCAACATGCTGGTGCAGGGCGTTTCAATCTGGACGTTCGCTTACTGTCTGATCTATCCTGTCTATGCTGTGGTGTTCGGCAGTCTGAAAGCGAAGCTGCTGCAGCATCGGTGGGCGGCGGTAGTTTTGGTCGGTTTCTGTTCATTTGCGACCGGTCAGCTGCTCGATCTGCCGTTTATTGTGTTTTCACCCAAAGTCACGCTGATTTATATTGTCATGGGTTTAAAAACGTCGCTCGTTCAAGGGCTGCTGAGCGCGCTGGAAGCGCTGTTTCTGCTGGATCCGCTGATCGACCGGCTGGAAAAATTGGAGAGGAAATAA
- a CDS encoding ATP:cob(I)alamin adenosyltransferase — MDQRCCAYSFLKETSRQCDYEVATDEMASLIGQAVHCVKHQPELLKLCELVYHANGSIRGKLAIRPEDFRWLDQLYVKLTQENGELKQFVLPAGCAGACALHGLRSRCKAVLRIAYAIDREEKTVPPILLDFWNLLSNVFFQMALKENRLEGVAEIPFVSRSYNVG; from the coding sequence ATGGATCAACGCTGCTGTGCTTATTCGTTTCTGAAAGAAACATCGCGGCAATGTGATTATGAGGTCGCCACGGATGAAATGGCCTCGCTGATCGGACAAGCTGTGCATTGTGTGAAGCATCAGCCTGAATTGCTGAAGCTGTGTGAGCTGGTCTATCACGCGAATGGATCCATTCGGGGAAAACTGGCCATTCGGCCGGAAGATTTCCGTTGGCTGGATCAGCTGTATGTCAAACTGACGCAGGAAAACGGCGAGCTGAAACAGTTTGTGCTGCCGGCAGGCTGTGCGGGAGCCTGTGCGCTGCATGGACTGCGCAGCCGATGCAAAGCGGTACTGCGGATCGCATACGCGATCGATCGGGAGGAAAAAACGGTTCCGCCGATTCTGCTGGATTTCTGGAATCTTTTGTCCAATGTGTTCTTTCAGATGGCGCTGAAAGAAAATCGGCTGGAAGGCGTGGCGGAGATTCCCTTTGTTTCCCGCAGCTACAATGTCGGTTAA